One Epinephelus fuscoguttatus linkage group LG16, E.fuscoguttatus.final_Chr_v1 genomic window, TAAGTTTATAATAAATGTCACACTTGTTCCTCTTTTGCTCCTGACAGAAGTGGGTGTCTCTTAACCCTTAAAACAACATGTCTGTCAACTAAACAATGACCACAATCTTTTGAAGGTGTTTTTAAAGGCGCAGGTATTCTGCTGTTTTAGTACGAGGACTTGAGGCAGGTCGGGACACCACCATGATGTACAGCCAGAGAAAAACAGCCATAAATAATTTACCAGATGACATGTCTTCACaagtaactaactaactaactaatgaGCCTAACCtctgtttccctctctgtccAGTCCAGACCAGGGCCTGAATTCCTCAGTCTGACTCGCTGCGCCGCCTGCTACAATGAAAAGGCGAGCTCCATGCTTCGTTGGGGGGACGAAGGCGATTCCAGCACCTCAGCTGAAGACTCCGGCCCAGAGGTGGACTGGGAGtccagctccagcagcagcagcagcagcagtgaaggCTGCTCTGAGCCGGCTTTATCAGAAACACTTGGGAATCCGTCACCAGTTTCTGGAGACGCTGCTGAAGCTGAACATGGAAGAAAAGATGGTGACGGAGAGATGACGGAGAGCCAGGAggataaaaacaagaaaatgactcAAACAGCTCGACTCGTCAAGTCTTCCTCCCTGCCCCAGTCCCCTGTTCCTCACCTcacccctctgtccctcctgcCACGCCCTCACACAGTCGTCTCCACCCTCCAGCTGCAGGTGCTGTCCCAGAAACACGATGACGACGGCGACGATGACACCTTCCTCATCGTCAAACAGCAGCTGTctgggagagaggaggaggaggaggagaaaacagGGGGGAGTAAGGGAGGAAGGCAGGAAGGAATCAACAGCGTGAGGCCTCCACAACCGTTTCAGTGGCAGCAGACGGGGTTGCCGTGGCAACAGTGGTCACAACCAACACTGCCGCAACACCAGCTGTCATACCAGCAACAACCCCAACACTTTCCTCCCCTCTCAGCTCAGTGTCAAAGGTTACCATCACCCTCGCACACACTTCCTGTCCCTCACCTCCCGATGCTCCACCCACCACGACAGGCCCTGAATGCACCCCACAGGAATCTGCATGCACCCACTCCACAGCCCTGCTGGTGCTGCCACAGCATGCACCTTCCTCACGTGTACCACAGTCAATAAATATGTGCAAATGTACGATAAAAGATGtgtttaataaaaatgtttgtacaAGAACCTTACGTACACTCCAGTTTTGTAGCTTGaagaaaatgtcatcattttttcttgtcatgtttgttttgatttactGACGTTAAAGTGACAACAACCGGCACTGTAGCTGCACGGTGCTGTAACTAGCTGCAGCAAACCAAGGTACAGAGCGCAGGTAAATTTAAACAACACTAACACATCAAGTGGCAGTGAGGCCAAcacctgcagttctttgaacagccacttgaggctccaaaacagagtaaatctccacagacatgttcaaatgttaaATTCACAGCAGCCCACAGCTGATCACAAAATTCCTGACAACTGTCCGACAGGTGAATTTTCCATATAACTCAactgtttacatttaattaaggcTTAACCCTATGGGCTCTAGGCgttttgggggtatttttactgcctttacttttaaggtatatcacagtcattataaaggctacatacacatgttatatcttgtttttttcaggacaatctgggctaaccagatttgccatcattacatgtccttctatgtgcctgtattttatattaatttttatatcaatgaaataaacaaatctgtgtgcctaaattcttacatttttacatgtatctcaccatagcaagttggaagaagacacattctaccatatatgaagaggggagactctctggaatctggcaatataagaaccatgatgctgggacattctgtcacttcacagctgtccaaaacatgtggtttgtgccaggcggaaatgattgccagtattttttcattattgcaagaaattccattgactcattcacaagtcaaaaatgtgttttatctgaaggaaacatgcaatatttacatctaagatcatagaaaaatagtcgaccaagtgcaatgatgtccttcaagataatatttgccactttgtttgcagtaaacaaagtttgttgttgtttttcagtttcagttatatattggggggcattttgggcattggtgggggacatgtccccctcaatgtatatggtgactacggccctgtcagcacgcataattaggctgctgttgtctgggtgcacaaaggtgaagtggctggtcttgtcatacaaagtttgatggagtgtcaactggacaatatggagatatttgcatcttgaaagccggactacaaatgtggatagacagggagaaacacacgcaagcctaagacgtggtaagatacgatattcctcactgtatgaagtgactgataacaagatctgtataatggattgtaaagaaattcgtcagggttttttttgtagacaattaatccgtatttatagcgtgatgggatgacagcacaatgatgtgtgtggtatcagtggaaagcatttctgtgtgagcctgcattcatgagtaatccatccaagagtaatgtgtgtgcagagctgtatgaaagctgctcggtcttgtcggaaagctatgattccgctgtttcacgtgatatgcgtggcttctcgctatgacgcacggtcgcggagaaaatccacagagaagaacaggtgtgaatttggacgcactatgcgtcgttcgggcccataggatTAAGCTGACAACACACCAGCGCTGCCATGTGACACGTGTCAAGTCCCGCCCCtagcacacactggacacactgCAGCTCATCAACAGAGAACCacacagagttctctttatgaAGAGAGGAGtctgctcctgtagcagctcgactcctctcctcaccactgatgtgtaaagagaacaatgcagctgttgctgtgtctcgtgtGTGATGAAGAATTgatgaggagagacttgttGATGTCGAGAAACATCCCGAGCTATACGACCGACAATCCCGTCATCATAAAGACAGTGGACAAAACGATACTCCCAGGTGATTCATATCTCTGGAGatcggctcttcaggtgagacaTCAAGTTTAAATTAGCTGCTGTCCACACATGACTTTAAGCTAACGCAGAGGAGGAAGAATCCAAACACGGCTAACATTCCTGATGAACTGAAGTGTAGCGGACTTCAACAGCAAACTacttcaaaacatctgtttacaaatgtTTACAACAACTTGTGCAGCATACACcacgtctcatttatccagtgtaTGCTCTGTCCTTCCCACACACACGCATCTTCTCTAAAaccttaatatttaaaacacttccgaATTCTGCATCGATTTTATTGGACCCCAAGTCGGCTTTTCAGACTTGGCTTAAAGCTGCTTGTTGGAAGTGTTTTATGGGTGAAGGTACACTGACACATGAGCTATGGTCGTCTCCGCAGATTAATCAGTACTGGGTGAAGATTCACTGTTACATTGTCAATGTCAATAAAAAGGCAGAGAGTGTAAACGGTCGTCTGCTTTTCCCCAACCACTGAAATATCAGTGTGTTGAATAGTAACATTTGAGTGAAAGTTGTTTGGGAAGTTATAAACAGGTGCTAAATATGGCTTCCCTTTTACTAaagttcatcaagaatgttcactgtttttggattcttcgttcactgcgGAGGCGTGTGAGAaaaatcattttgtgggtgaagtattcttttaaatatatgtttaaTGCTATCTGCCACTTCATCTTGCTCACAGTTGTTTtgcaatgaaaaaatgaaaggatACTGCCAACACTGAGCTGTCTGTCAAagactgttttctttcctgTTGCTTCAACAGTCCACTGCAAAGATCAATCCATCAGGTATTTATGACAATCTTAGAAGAAATATCGTGGAACTTTCACTTGTATGTCCAAGAGaaacactgcagctgctgatGTGAGTGGAAAAAGCAGGTGACAACAGAGTTTTCTGTCTCACCTTCACCGAGCAGAGATGGACGGTTTCCAACCacatggaaacaacaacaaagaggctCTTTGtacgatgtgtgtgtgtgtgtgtgtgtgtgtgtgtgtgtgtggtttgttcCACCTACAGTAGCCGCTAAGTCTCTCCAGATGTCTCCACTGAGACAAAGTGTTTCCACTACAACtgccaacacacacgcacacacacatacacacacactgatgtcattggtggCAAAAGATGCAGATTTCTGAGTTAGAAAATGTAAATGGACGTGGCCGATATTCAGAGAGACGAACAGTAGCAGGAGAACTTTCCTCGTTccgtttttctctgtctttactTTGTTAGCTTCTAATTTCTGTTTGCACGTCATTTACAGTCATTGTCACCTGGAAAATCTCTTTATCACCTGATTTATGTCACAGaacataaacaataacaacaataacatttCCTCTGAAGACAAGTAGATTTAAAGTTTGAAATAAACCCATCACACACGAACTGGTTTATTTTTAACCAAAGTGATATGATGTTATTGATATGAAGCCATGTCCCCAAAGCCAGTCTGCAACACCAGGGGTGAACACGCCAATGCACCCGGCCCCGATGCCAGTccctgcaggtggtgggcccacagggcGGCTGCTccatgtcatttatttggacTGAGCCCGACCCTTCCAGGGGCTGTTAGCCCCAGACAACATGGCTCCCAGGATCATGGCGACACACAAACACCTCCACCACTTCAGGTGGCGATTCTTGGTGGGGTTGGCTCCTGTTGGCTTCATCATACTGTGCACTCCAGCATGACCTGGGGCGGTTTGCAACTGAGTGTGAAGTGGTTGGGGATGGCAGTCGGATGACGGTTCTCTGCTGGAGAACGGTGGATTGTTCCtcctgggttgggagagagttactgccccaagcgagggagttcgagtatctcggggtcttgtttaTGAGTGAGGACAGAATGGAGCGTCAGATGGATTGGTGGTTTGgcgcagcttctgcagtgatgcaggtgctgtgccggaccattgtggtgaagagggagttgaaccagaaggcgaagctttcaattTTCTGATCCATCTATGACTCAACCTtctggtcatgagctctgggtagtgaccgaaagaatgagattactgatacaagtggctgaattagtttcctctgtaggctgtctgggctcagccttagagatagaaGGAGAAGTTAGACATCGTTGATACTTTGACTTGGATTCATGCTACGTTCTCATTTGTCATTTGTCCCCGGAGGAtttcaatgctgattggctattgcGGTGCAAATAGGTCGCTGAAGATTTTTCAACCCCTCGCAAATAACCATATGACGCGCAATTGCACTACTCACTCATTTATGTCACATCCATCGTGTGCATCGTGATGCCCTGCTGGAATTTGCATCTAATTGCATCTTTACATgtaactagtccatagccattggtagctttgtcaccttctacctatgccagtcctcaatgcctatgtgcagtttcacatagattgaccaagtcagtgagtagaaaaacgtgggacagacagaatgactgactgacagaatgacacactgacagtttccgtgattatgtacagcataccataccatgacttagtcataccaaacattagaaacaacaccaacattggtccacagggggagccacagcgatcggtcgcattttagccattttgaagcatttttctgttgttatagcgccacccagttgccaattagagttaaatttctccagtcaccttgaggcgtcctgttctacatatctaccaagtttagtaaaaatccatatggcggttaggcctagataagaaatgagctctctagcgcccccattttgtttgatgggctcaataatggaggggtcccctcagattatgtgtggtcatatgcctacaaagttgcgtggtgatgggtgaaacccttgagatgttctacacctttatgtgatgagccacgccctccgcaatattcattgccttatagaagctcagttttaggaagttttccaacttttgccaagagggaactttagatattgctccctagattatgttcacccagtttcatgcagatcgctcaaacttcctaggaagagatccatttgaagtgtttttcaaaaaattcaaaatggcggaaaatctatataagcggaagttatgggttcttgaggcaaatgtgttcctcatgaggagaggcatctctgtgcaaagtttcatgtctctaccacatacggggcatgagatatgcccattcaaagtttgacttttaaatgggttgctatagcgcccccctttggccaattgatgtaatattgcttcattggcatcctcccatgaccctctaccactgtgccaaatttcacatggattgaccaagtcagtgaggagaaaaacatggaacacacacacacacacacagagtttttgtcattatatagtaattTAAGATTCGCTCacacaaattgttttattccCACCTGGTGAGAACACAACACAGAATGGTGGCTCTGAAACCCCCACATGTACACAGTGGGTCTCAGAGGGATGATATTGAGCTACAATGGAATAAATAGGCACCATCTGGGGGTCTGGTATAAAGGTAAAATTATAAATCGATATTCACAGCCCATCGTACTTCCCAGGGGGCCGGGATGATCAGCACTGTTTCCGCACTTTGTGGCCTAAAGAGCAGGCGCGTAAGAGACGTCGAGAGGCTGAgctgcccacttcctgtttagcgCCGTGCTAACTTGAATAAATGATTCAATCATGGgtctcttctagactttccaaatgtcatCAGACTGAATGAATCAAGTCAGGAGTTGTGACGCTCAAAATTTACAGGTGTCTCTTTTGTCATGTGCGTCAgtgggaaaaagtctttctgGGCCACAGGGCATCACATGACGGATGTAATTACACTGATTGGCCACTATGAATATTAGTGTCAAAGCCTGTGCACCTCTCAGAGGCCTTCTACCCTTTCATTATAACAGTCAGAGGTCCATACTGAAAGTTTCATGGCCCTTATGAATGTAGTTCTGCGGAGTATTCTTCCAAAACATTTTGTCACCTTTAAGTTTACAGGTTGTTAAATCCATACTCACCTTGATCTCAGTTATTAATTTGTGTCCACGTCAGTACagacatgttttatttctacCATGTGACTCTCGAAAGGCTCACATGTTCGAACTCATGGTAAACTTTGAAAAATGGTTTGtaaataatgttaaatataCATCAGCTCGGGGCGGCAGCTGCCATTAGGAACACTGACATCATGTCCTCTGTCATTATTCTGGGAATGTGGTGGGTTTATTAATCCTGAGGGAGTTTACATTCTCCAAACATACACATGTGGTGGGTGTTTTATAGACAGATTCCAGTATTTATAGATTCAGTACATTTATTGGACTGTAAATACAGAAGGTAAGACTTTGAAACAGCGTTTAAATCATGTTGGGAAATACACTGTGTCCTCACAGGGAACTGAGCTAACACACGAAACAAGAACAAAATTATAACAGAACAAACCATGATGGAGATTTTATGGTTACAGTTAAACTATACTCTCAGCTTTTAAGGTTCTTGAGTAACTGTACTCTtcaaaaaagtggaaaaatctCTGCACACCCGAACAACGGCAGGTGTGTAGGAGGAAGGCGCCACCCcaaaatatattaattaaagaaggctcccgcacactgtctcaCTCACTGCTGAATGGTTTATTGAGCGTCACACAACGTTTCGGTCTGGACGACCTTCATCAGGTATAATTATACcactttatctggacacattttccccacaaatacaacatgctaacgttaaattagcctagcagctagtagagatttcctcttctcatatgaagccagggacaacagcaacatttattaAAGGTAACGGTACAATATTCgactccattacagctcacaaggttcactgacaaaacaactgtctttaACTAGACACGTTTTCCGaacatatacaacatgctaacgtt contains:
- the LOC125903829 gene encoding uncharacterized protein LOC125903829, encoding MSTAAETEQVESGGSAEDQKEDSPKQPKSRPGPEFLSLTRCAACYNEKASSMLRWGDEGDSSTSAEDSGPEVDWESSSSSSSSSSEGCSEPALSETLGNPSPVSGDAAEAEHGRKDGDGEMTESQEDKNKKMTQTARLVKSSSLPQSPVPHLTPLSLLPRPHTVVSTLQLQVLSQKHDDDGDDDTFLIVKQQLSGREEEEEEKTGGSKGGRQEGINSVRPPQPFQWQQTGLPWQQWSQPTLPQHQLSYQQQPQHFPPLSAQCQRLPSPSHTLPVPHLPMLHPPRQALNAPHRNLHAPTPQPCWCCHSMHLPHVYHSQ